The Podospora pseudocomata strain CBS 415.72m chromosome 3, whole genome shotgun sequence genome window below encodes:
- a CDS encoding hypothetical protein (EggNog:ENOG503Q49A; CAZy:AA11) gives MFSNGFATGAIAFLMAGAQLASAHMEISEPAPFRSKFNPHATNIDYTNTAPLAANGANYPCKGYHSDLGTAAGAPTASYRPGGSYQFKVTGGAPHGGGSCQVSLSYDKGATFTVIQSIIGGCPLASSYPFTIPDDAPEGEAIWAWTWNNNIGNREFYMNCAPITISKSAAKREVEAPKVEEAAVQKRASVGFSSRPALFVANIDNGCSVAEGTDVVYPNPGPDVINNGGSTGAPSGNCGPAGAPAPNPGNGGGDAPAPAPTTTEQAPVVPPTTTAAPVTTKAPASLPGGVFITVPTPDKPVTSAPVDVPAPQPTTLVISTRPANTPTAAPAPVPTGGAGQQLGYPAGTACQNEGSWNCLGDGFQRCASGTWSVVQAMAPGTKCQMGEGTELLVNKRASRRSFRWRQGSRLQLA, from the coding sequence ATGTTCTCCAACGGATTCGCTACCGGCGCCATCGCCTTCCTCATGGCTGGTGCCCAGCTCGCCTCGGCCCACATGGAAATCTCAGAACCTGCCCCCTTCAGGTCCAAGTTCAACCCCCATGCCACCAACATCGACTACACCAACACAGCTCCCCTCGCTGCCAACGGTGCCAACTACCCTTGCAAGGGCTACCACTCGGATCTCGGTACCGCCGCCGGTGCTCCCACCGCTTCCTACCGCCCCGGTGGCTCGTACCAGTTCAAGGTTACCGGCGGTGCTCCCCACGGCGGTGGTTCGTGCCAGGTCAGCTTGAGCTACGACAAGGGTGCCACCTTCACCGTGATCCAGTCCATCATCGGTGGCTGCCCGCTCGCCTCCAGCTaccccttcaccatccccgaCGATGCCCCCGAGGGTGAGGCCATCTGGGCCTGGACCTGGAACAACAACATCGGCAACCGCGAGTTCTACATGAACTGcgcccccatcaccatcagcaaGAGCGCCGCCAAGCGTGAGGTTGAGGCTCCCaaggtcgaggaggctgccgtcCAGAAGCGTGCTTCTGTCGGCTTCTCCTCTCGCCCCGCTCTCTTCGTCGCCAACATTGACAATGGCTGCTCTGTCGCCGAGGGTACCGATGTTGTCtaccccaaccccggcccCGATGTCATCAACAACGGCGGCAGTACCGGCGCTCCTTCCGGCAACTGCGGTCCCGCCGGTGCCCCCGCTCCCAACCCCGGcaacggcggtggtgatgctcccgctcccgctcccaccACGACTGAGCAGGCCCCAGTCgttcctcccaccaccacagctgcccccgtcaccaccaaggcTCCCGCCTCTCTTCCCGGCGGTGTCTTCATCACTGTTCCCACTCCTGACAAGCCCGTCACTTCGGCCCCTGTCGATGTCCCGGctccccagcccaccacTCTCGTCATTTCCACTCGCCCTGCCAACACTCCCACtgccgcccccgcccccgtTCCCactggcggtgctggtcaGCAGCTCGGTTACCCTGCCGGCACTGCCTGCCAGAACGAGGGCTCCTGGAACTGTCTCGGCGACGGCTTCCAGCGTTGCGCCTCCGGCACCTGGTCTGTCGTCCAGGCCATGGCTCCCGGCACCAAGTGCCAGATGGGTGAGGGCACTgagctcctcgtcaacaagcGTGCTTCCCGCCGCAGCTTCAGGTGGAGACAGGGCTCCAGACTCCAGCTTGCTTAA
- the PBP1 gene encoding poly(A)-binding protein binding protein (EggNog:ENOG503NVG9; BUSCO:EOG09262HQM; COG:A): MEDRSSTPSQSTSADVKSPTQRPLYSSKLGDQRKEVTPSGQTARQTPPVTKAWTPASRNPVTGRSQPPQAGFNSQNRQSVTNSLREGQRVRVRYPPGAEFSGTCSNDFDSGSFRLTNVLQKKLPNSADLANGARRDQTQMMAQKKDVMDARVVPGNAGKNDGKGANGNRSGFKTDASISNSRLGAGRALQPWTAPPDTTTDLSLESSKEDVRGWDQFATHERMFGNKSTYDERIYTTEIDRSHPNYEQRIAQADKIARQIEGEAPKFAHVAEERIMDFGGGGDGRDEEENGVARQDFPPLSSNRENKYTPPARRAPTGQSTVKGAPVDPAIISSQLKGAPASTQPTPKVEDVKSPAATPTPAQPAVDKAAEPKVESKTSEKAPETKPDVSAAPAKADPKETVAARSSTATARVGFPGASRAGGPSAANNVEREVLNAFKQFSIKERKQADAARHSKARVDKEVKLTELKKFSKDFKLSTPVPKDLIPIIAKDPVKQQEIQEKAIQNAAEIARKKQEAAAKEKESAAAKVNQAKTPAEQSNASTPAATTDSRTSSRPTAPQHSNSSGAPGRHPGGRASYHNSNGIQPPYGQYNRNGRGAQLPPGAQATGQLAQRLRNVEQQKMQHPHMAQHPQPDMRLPPTGPANNADPNYGRRISGVPPTYLGPKLNPNTQEFRPNAFAQPFNPMNPINPINAVIPSQASSPRASVNMMEVPIMAPPAPAKGQLVRRKTKAIDIKKCLVLSNMETIQPPTNPKKTWEENDGFRPAFDHPPTWRAVDPEKEEPKDSTMSMTYNEFFEKVPRAGATVATPNPTHAMPQIPHQHQLPPYLQHGGQGMAPRQSPHMPPMQMQAGQHGHGPHGPYNPDDHRMMHSNSAQSFASPRMGQVPMAYPPSVNAPGQMPYGQPVMPQYMNPGAPQMGQFRSFSNNPQFMPQQPHHMGAPMMGQPPFMPPNGMAVPGPMYPVSGPPFMPPGAVAPQPMVGSNGFPSPGRSAAAPMMAHQGSHQGQPAVYGMSPAMTYQQPAYTPQQGQGKFSGQRPPQ, translated from the exons ATGGAAGACCGATCTTCGACCCCATCGCAGTCCACCTCCGCCGACGTCAAGTCGCCTACCCAGAGGCCTCTGTACAGCAGCAAGCTCGGCGACCAAAGGAAAGAGGTGACCCCTTCTGGCCAGACTGCTAG ACAAACTCCTCCTGTCACAAAGGCCTGGACCCCAGCGTCGAGAAATCCGGTTACCGGTCGATCGCAACCACCTCAGGCCGGCTTCAACTCACAGAACAGGCAGTCTGTGACCAACTCCCTCCGTGAG GGTCAGCGAGTGCGTGTTAGATACCCCCCAGGGGCCGAGTTTTCAGGCACCTGTTCGAACGACTTCGACTCGGGCAGCTTTCGACTAACCAACGTGCTACAGAAGAAGCTCCCCAATTCGGCCGACCTTGCCAACGGGGCGAGACGAGATCAGACACAAATGATGGCCCAGAAGAAGGACGTCATGGATGCTCGCGTTGTGCCTGGCAACGCCGGGAAGAATGATGGAAAGGGTGCTAATG GCAATCGATCCGGTTTCAAGACAGATGCCTCCATTTCTAACTCGCGACTCGGTGCTGGTCGTGCTCTTCAACCCTGGACCGCACCCCCTGACACCACAACTGACCTTAGCCTTGAAAGTTCCAAAGAAGATGTCCGCGGTTGGGATCAGTTCGCAACCCACGAGAGGATGTTTGGAAACAAGTCCACTTATGATGAGAGAATTTACACGACCGAGATCGACAGGAGCCACCCCAATTACGAGCAGAGAATCGCTCAGGCGGACAAGATTGCGCGCCAGATCGAAGGGGAGGCACCCAAGTTTGCCCATGTCGCCGAGGAGCGCATTATGGActttggtggcggcggtgatggcagggatgaagaggagaa CGGTGTTGCCCGCCAGGACTTCCCTCCGTTGAGCAGCAACCGTGAGAATAAGTACACCCCACCAGCTCGGCGGGCTCCTACCGGTCAGTCAACAGTCAAGGGTGCTCCAGTGGACCCTGCTATCATTTCATCGCAATTGAAGGGTGCCCCTGCTTCTACCCAGCCCACGCCCAAGGTCGAGGATGTCAAGTCGCCTGCCGCCACGCCCACACCAGCCCAACCGGCTGTGGACAAGGCTGCCGAGCCCAAGGTGGAAAGCAAAACTTCTGAGAAAGCTCCAGAGACCAAGCCCGATGTATCCGCAGCCCCCGCCAAGGCAGACCCCAAGGAGACTGTCGCTGCTCGGTCCTCGACTGCCACGGCTCGTGTTGGCTTCCCAGGTGCGAGTAGGGCGGGCGGCCCAAGCGCTGCAAACAACGTCGAGCGAGAAGTACTCAATGCTTTCAAGCAATTTTCCAtcaaggagaggaagcaggCCGATGCTGCCCGGCACAGCAAGGCCAGAGTTGACAAGGAGGTCAAGTTGACCGAGTTGAAAAAGTTCTCCAAGGACTTCAAGCTGTCCACTCCCGTGCCGAAGGACTTGATCCCCATCATTGCCAAGGACCCCGTCAAGCAGCAGGAGATCCAGGAGAAGGCGATTCAAAATGCGGCCGAGATTGCCAGGAAGAAACAAGAggctgctgccaaggagaaggagtcTGCGGCCGCCAAGGTCAACCAAGCCAAGACGCCAGCCGAGCAGTCGAATGCCTCGACGCCCGCCGCGACGACTGATTCTCGCACCAGCTCTCGCCCTACGGCTCCCCAACACTCCAACTCATCCGGTGCTCCCGGTCGCCATCCCGGAGGTCGTGCCTCTTACCATAACAGCAATGGGATCCAGCCTCCCTATGGCCAGTACAACCGGAACGGCCGTGGtgctcagcttcctcccGGCGCTCAGGCTACCGGTCAGCTGGCCCAGCGTCTGAGAAATGTCGAACAGCAAAAGATGCAGCACCCTCATATggctcaacaccctcagccgGATATGCGTCTACCACCAACCGGTCCTGCTAACAATGCCGACCCCAACTACGGTCGTCGCATCAGCGGTGTGCCGCCGACCTATCTCGGTCCCAAGCTCAATCCTAACACCCAGGAGTTCAGACCCAATGCATTTGCACAACCCTTCAACCCGAtgaaccccatcaaccccattAACGCGGTCATCCCCAGCCAGGCCTCCAGCCCTCGTGCTTCGGTGAACATGATGGAAGTTCCCATCAtggctcctccagctccggcGAAGGGCCAGCTGGTCCGCCGCAAGACAAAGGCGATTGATATCAAGAAGTGTCTTGTCCTTTCCAACATGGAGACTATTCAGCCTCCGACTAATCCCAAGAAGACCTGGGAGGAGAATGACGGTTTCAGACCCGCCTTTGACCACCCTCCCACTTGGCGTGCGGTTGACccggagaaggaagagcccAAAGACTCTACCATGAGCATGACCTATAATGAGTTTTTCGAGAAGGTGCCGCGAGCTGGAGCGACCGTCGCCACTCCCAACCCAACGCATGCCATGCCCCAAATCCcgcaccaacaccagctgCCACCCTATCTGCAGCACGGGGGCCAGGGCATGGCTCCTCGCCAATCGCCCCACATGCCCCCGATGCAGatgcaggccggccagcaCGGACATGGACCACATGGACCGTACAACCCCGACGATCATAGGATGATGCATTCTAATTCGGCCCAGTCCTTCGCTTCCCCTAGAATGGGACAAGTTCCCATGGCCTACCCTCCTTCGGTGAATGCTCCCGGTCAGATGCCTTATGGCCAGCCTGTCATGCCTCAATACATGAACCCCGGCGCGCCTCAGATGGGTCAGTTCCGCAGTTTCTCAAATAACCCTCAGTTCATGCCGCAGCAGCCCCATCACATGGGTGCGCCTATGATGGGTCAACCTCCCTTCATGCCACCTAACGGCATGGCGGTTCCTGGGCCCATGTATCCGGTCAGCGGTCCTCCGTTTATGCCTCCTGGTGCGGTAGCCCCGCAGCCGATGGTTGGATCCAATGGATTTCCCAGCCCTGGCCGGTCCGCTGCCGCCCCGATGATGGCTCATCAGGGTTCTCATCAGGGACAGCCCGCCGTGTACGGAATGAGTCCCGCCATGACTTATCAGCAACCGGCCTATACCCCCCAGCAAGGCCAAGGCAAGTTTTCGGGTCAGCGTCCTCCCCAATGA
- a CDS encoding hypothetical protein (COG:H; EggNog:ENOG503Q4U4), producing MWRRLSQIVVKVRRRHGFDCSGSASSGFPTAAGAQSKSDKTTTATMPSLSEKDQLAWASVPWTSVVDEESGKVLGWRKSQVPYIPGGVDNSGLSLQTLDVWLPASGTPGYATPQAPDALSLPSQSGHWIVYIHGGAWRDPMIDASSFSPTAINLLQAAASSFSKGSVPIAGVASLNYRLSPHPNHPTKGRDPNREARHPDHISDVLGGLAFLQRLGGATGSWLLSGHSCGATLAFQAVMAPSRWGLDTAIVKPTVIVGLNGLYDLAGFITMPPPEYAGLRDAYDEFTRGAFGDDETVWKDACPATADDWTSEWQEGKQVVLAQSREDSLVPYDQLEKMGAYLSKSSSLNIREMEAGGDHDDIWKKGDRLAEILYDVVSGLM from the coding sequence ATGTGGAGGCGCTTGAGCCAAATCGTGGTCAAGGTTCGCCGACGACATGGCTTCGATTGTTCCGGGTCCGCGTCTTCGGGTTTCCCAACGGCGGCAGGTGCACAATCCAAGTCCGACAAGACAACAACCGCAACGATGCCGTCGCTGTCGGAGAAAGACCAGCTGGCATGGGCTTCAGTACCCTGGACGTCTGTGGTAGACGAAGAAAGCGGCAAGGTCCTCGGCTGGCGCAAATCACAAGTCCCCTACATTCCTGGGGGCGTCGATAACAGTGGTTTGTCACTCCAGACGCTTGATGTTTGGCTTCCCGCTTCGGGCACCCCTGGATATGCAACCCCGCAGGCTCCTGATgccctttccctcccttctcaGTCAGGACACTGGATCGTCTACATCCATGGCGGAGCCTGGCGCGACCCCATGATTGACGCCTCGTCGTTCTCCCCCACAGCTATCAATCTCCTTCAAGCAGCCGCCAGTTCCTTTTCCAAGGGCTCGGTTCCCATCGCCGGTGTGGCATCCCTCAACTACCGGCTCtctccccaccccaaccaccctACCAAAGGGCGAGACCCGAATCGAGAGGCCAGACACCCAGATCACATCAGCGACGTCCTAGGTGGCCTGGCATTCCTCCAGCGTTTGGGTGGTGCAACTGGGTCATGGTTGTTATCCGGTCATAGCTGTGGAGCAACCCTCGCATTCCAAGCAGTCATGGCCCCCTCGCGATGGGGCCTCGACACTGCCATCGTGAAGCCCACCGTTATCGTTGGTCTGAACGGGCTGTACGACTTGGCTGGCTTCATCACCATGCCACCGCCCGAATATGCTGGCCTGAGAGATGCGTATGACGAGTTTACTCGTGGCGCCTTTGGAGACGACGAGACCGTCTGGAAAGATGCCTGCCCTGCCACGGCAGACGATTGGACAAGCGAATGGCAAGAAGGGAAACAAGTCGTTCTGGCCCAGAGTCGTGAGGACAGCCTGGTGCCGTACGACCAACTCGAAAAGATGGGGGCCTACCTGAGCAAATCATCGTCTTTGAATATTCGGGAAATGGAGGCTGGCGGTGATCATGATGATATCTGGAAGAAGGGTGACAGGTTGGCCGAGATATTGTACGATGTTGTATCGGGTTTGATGTGA
- the ARG8 gene encoding acetylornithine aminotransferase (BUSCO:EOG09262OX9; COG:E; EggNog:ENOG503NUU1), whose protein sequence is MSLRPTLRLAATASRRGCSLASTRLASTATVPKYKEITHPDIMPGSSKSQSLIDSTSPYMVTTYSRPPIVFTKASGSLIWDAAGREYLDFTGGIAVNSLGHNDPQLCAIMADQATTLTHCSNLYYNSWVGELSKKLVGLTREKGGMHDAAQVFVCNSGSEANEAGIKFARKVGKVVDPSGQKVEIVSFRNAFHGRTMGSLSATPNPKYQEPFAPMVPGFRVGELNDVAGIDRLVTERTCSVIVEPIQGEGGVTPAEDEFLVRLARRCREVGALVHYDEIQCGLGRTGQFWAHGHLPKEAHPDILTTAKALGNGFPIGATIINERVGERIKVGDHGTTFGGNPLACRLACNIVERLGDEKLLEGVKRKEKIFRETFERWRGEWPELVKEVRGKGLILGLQLSEDPAGIVKAARERGLLVITAGTNTLRFVPALTIEEGQIKEGLEKLENAIRATRE, encoded by the coding sequence ATGTCCCTCCGTCCCACCCTCCGCCTCGCCGCCACGGCGAGCAGGCGCGGCTGCTCCCTGGCATCAACGAGGCTAGCCAGCACTGCCACCGTCCCCAAATACAAGGAAATCACGCACCCAGACATCATGCCAGGCAGCTCCAAATCCCAATCCCTCATCgactccacctccccatacATGGTGACGACCTActcccgcccccccatcGTCTTCACCAAAGCCTCCGGCTCCCTGATCTGGGACGCGGCCGGCAGGGAGTACCTCGACTTCACGGGCGGCATCGCCGTCAACTCCCTCGGGCACAACGACCCCCAACTCTgcgccatcatggccgacCAGGCCACCACGCTGACTCACTGCTCCAATCTTTACTACAACTCTTGGGTGGGGGAACTATCCAAAAAGCTGGTGGGATTGAcgagggaaaaggggggcaTGCACGACGCAGCCCAGGTATTCGTCTGCAATTCCGGCAGCGAGGCCAACGAGGCGGGGATCAAATTCGCGAGAAAAGTCGGCAAGGTTGTCGATCCGAGCGGGCAAAAGGTGGAGATAGTCAGCTTCAGGAACGCGTTTCACGGCCGGACGATGGGGTCTCTGTCGGCGACGCCTAACCCCAAGTATCAGGAGCCGTTTGCGCCCATGGTTCCGGGTTTTAGGGTGGGGGAGCTGAATGACGTTGCTGGGATCGATAGGCTGGTGACGGAACGGACATGCAGTGTTATTGTTGAGCCGAttcagggggaggggggggtcacgccggcggaggatgagtttttggtgaggttggcgagaCGGTGCAGGGAGGTGGGGGCGTTGGTGCATTATGATGAGATTCAGTGTGGGTTGGGACGGACAGGGCAGTTTTGGGCGCATGGGCATCTGCCGAAGGAGGCGCACCCGGATATTTTGACCACGGCGAAGGCGTTGGGGAATGGGTTTCCTATTGGGGCTACGATAATTAacgagagggttggggagaggatCAAGGTGGGGGATCATGGGACTACGTTTGGGGGGAACCCGTTGGCTTGTCGGTTGGCTTGTAATAtcgtggagaggttgggggatgagaagctgctggagggggttaagaggaaggagaagatctTCAGGGAGACGTTtgagaggtggaggggggagtggccggagttggtcaaggaggtgagggggaaggggttgatttTGGGGTTGCAGTTGAGTGAGGACCCGGCGGGGATTGtcaaggcggcgagggagaggggttTGTTGGTCATCACTGCCGGAACAAACACGTTGAGGTTCGTGCCGGCGTTGACGATCGAGGAGGGGCAGATtaaggaggggttggagaagttggagaaTGCTATCAGGGCGACGAGGGAGTaa
- a CDS encoding hypothetical protein (COG:E; EggNog:ENOG503NUJY): MVHLSTIPDENQVVVDGKLAGGIKKAHLQLVNDDDSFTTSVYGSRFAARDLPKHEMPEAEMSKDVAYRLIKDHLSLDGNPILNLASFVTTYMEEEAEKLMTESFSKNFIDYEEYPQSADIQNRCVSMIGRLFHAPIGVEDDVGAIGTSCVGSSEAIMLAVLAMKRRWKNKRIEEGKPYDRPNIVMSSAVQVCWEKAARYFEVEEKLVYCTEERYVIDPEETVNLVDENTIGICVILGTTYTGEYEDVKAVDGLLTKKGLNTPIHVDAASGGFVAPFVVPDLEWDFRLEHVVSINVSGHKYGLVYPGVGWVVWRSAEFLPQELVFNINYLGADQASFTLNFSKGASQVIGQYYQLIRLGKHGYRAIMSNLTRTANYLSDSLEALGFIIMSKKSGEGLPLVAFRLPPQEDRNYDEFALAHQLRVRGWVVPAYTMAPNTKNLKMLRVVVREDFTRSRCDSLITDIKQSQQLLGQMDQDSIKKQQDFIHKHNTSSGKASHNHPKYRKEKHSLQGKTGKTHAIC, translated from the exons ATGGTACACCTTTCGACCATCCCGGACGAGAACcaggtcgtcgtcgacggcAAGCTGGCTGGTGGCATCAAAAAGGCCCACCTCCAGCTTGTCAATGACGATGACAGCTTCACCACTAGCGTCTACGGCTCCCGGTTTGCCGCCAGAGACCTCCCCAAGCACGAGATgcccgaggccgagatgtCCAAAGATGTGGCCTACCGCTTGATCAAGGACCATTTGAGCCTGGACGGCAACCCCATTTTGAA TTTGGCTTCTTTTGTCACGACTTATATG GAGGAAGAAGCGGAAAAGCTCATGACCGAGTCCTTCTCAAAAAACTTCATCGACTATGAAGAGTACCCCCAGTCGGCCGACATTCAGAACCGATGCGTCTCCATGATCGGGAGACTGTTTCACGCCCCGATAGGCGTCGAAGACGATGTCGGCGCTATTGGCACTTCCTGCGTCGGTAGCAGTGAAGCCATAATGTTGGCTGTGCTTGCGATGAAGAGGCGCTGGAAGAACAAGAGGATAGAGGAGGGCAAGCCGTACGACAGACCCAATATTGTCATGTCGTCGGCCGTTCAGGTGTGCTGGGAGAAGGCGGCGCGCTAtttcgaggtggaggagaagttggTGTACTGCACCGAGGAGCGATATGTCATTGACCCCGAGGAGACTGTCAATCTTGTCGATGAGAACACTATTGGCATCTGCGTGATTCTCGGGACGACTTATACCGGCGAGTATGAGGATGTCAAGGCTGTCGATGGCTTGTTGACCAAGAAGGGGTTGAACACGCCGATTCACGTCGATGCTGCCAGCGGTGGGTTTGTGGCACCATTTGTCGTGCCAGACCTTGAATGGGATTTCAGACTGGAACATGTCGTTTCCATCAACGTGTCTGGGCACAAG TATGGTCTCGTCTACcctggtgttggttgggttgtgtGGAGGAGCGCCGAGTTCTTGCCCCAAGAGCTCGTCTTCAACATCAATTACCTCGGCGCCGATCAAGCTtccttcaccctcaactTCAGCAAAGGGGCCAGTCAGGTCATTGGCCAGTACTATCAGCTCATCAGACTTGGGAAACACGGGTACAGGGCCATCATGAGCAACCTGACGCGGACGGCCAATTACTTGTCAGACTCTCTCGAGGCTCtcggcttcatcatcatgtccaAGAAGTCGGGTGAGGGTCTGCCACTAGTAGCCTTCCGTCTCCCGCCCCAAGAAGACCGCAACTATGACGAGTTCGCCCTCGCTCACCAGTTACGCGTTCGCGGCTGGGTTGTCCCCGCGTATACCATGGCGcccaacaccaagaaccTCAAGATGCTCCGCGTAGTCGTTCGCGAGGATTTCACGCGCAGTCGATGCGACAGCCTCATCACTGATATCAAGCAGAgtcaacagcttctcggaCAGATGGACCAGGACAgcatcaagaagcagcaggacTTCATCCACAAGCACAACACCTCGAGCGGGAAAGCCtcacacaaccaccccaagtATCGG AAGGAAAAACATTCTCTTCAGGGGAAGACAGGCAAAACTCACGCTATCTGCTAA